A window of Etheostoma spectabile isolate EspeVRDwgs_2016 chromosome 18, UIUC_Espe_1.0, whole genome shotgun sequence contains these coding sequences:
- the gpr63 gene encoding probable G-protein coupled receptor 63: MVHSTAVPLPEAGDANASLCRLVTGLLNPSDRPPMENISVGFRSTPEPATPTAEAPASLRGVGLPLQVFFCFAMVAILLLALLGNMVVCLMVYQRSAMRSAINILLASLAFADMMLAILNMPFALVTVMTTQWIFGDVFCRVSAMLFWFFVMEGVAILLIISIDRFLIIVQKQDKLSPQRAKVLIVVTWGLSLVFCFPLAVGSPPLQIPPRAPQCVFGYSVEPGYHTYVLILLLAFFFLPFMVMLYTFMGILNTIRHNAIRIHSHTDSICLSQASKLGLLSLQRPFQMNIDMSFKTRAFTTILILFSVFTVCWAPFTAYSLVATFSDGFYHKDSFFQISTWFLWLCYLKSALNPLIYYWRIKKFRDACLDLMPKYFKFLPQLPGNTKRRIQPSAVYVCGEHRSVV, translated from the coding sequence ATGGTTCACTCCACTGCTGTTCCCCTTCCAGAGGCAGGGGACGCCAACGCCAGTCTCTGCCGCCTCGTTACGGGACTGCTGAACCCCTCCGATAGGCCGCCGATGGAGAACATCTCCGTGGGCTTCCGGTCGACCCCGGAGCCGGCCACGCCGACGGCGGAGGCCCCGGCGAGCCTGCGAGGCGTCGGCCTACCGCTGCAGGTCTTCTTCTGCTTCGCCATGGTCGCCATCCTGCTTCTGGCCCTGTTGGGGAACATGGTGGTGTGCTTGATGGTGTACCAGAGATCGGCCATGCGCTCGGCCATCAACATCCTCTTGGCGAGCCTGGCGTTTGCGGACATGATGCTGGCCATCCTGAACATGCCCTTCGCCCTGGTCACCGTCATGACCACCCAGTGGATTTTCGGAGACGTTTTCTGTCGAGTTTCGGCCATGCTCTTCTGGTTCTTTGTGATGGAGGGCGTGGCCATACTGCTTATAATAAGCATAGACCGTTTTCTTATCATTGTCCAGAAGCAAGATAAGCTGAGCCCACAGAGAGCTAAAGTGCTCATAGTGGTCACATGGGGACTCTCTTTGGTTTTCTGTTTCCCGCTGGCTGTTGGTTCCCCCCCCCTACAGATCCCTCCCAGGGCccctcagtgtgtgtttggctaCAGCGTTGAGCCTGGTTACCACACTTACGTATTGATTTTACTGCTAGCCTTCTTCTTCCTACCCTTCATGGTCATGCTGTACACGTTTATGGGGATCCTGAACACCATCCGCCACAACGCCATCCGCATCCACAGCCACACGGACAGCATCTGTCTGAGCCAGGCCAGCAAACTGGGCCTGCTGAGCCTCCAGAGGCCCTTCCAAATGAACATCGACATGAGCTTCAAGACCCGTGCCTTCAccaccatcctcatcctcttctctgtgtttacagtgtGCTGGGCGCCTTTCACTGCCTACAGTCTGGTAGCTACCTTCAGTGATGGCTTCTACCACAAAGACAGCTTTTTCCAAATCAGCACATGGTTCCTGTGGTTGTGCTACCTCAAGTCAGCCCTCAACCCTCTCATTTACTACTGGCGGATCAAGAAGTTCCGCGATGCCTGCCTCGACCTGATGCCCAAGTACTTCAAGTTTCTTCCTCAGCTGCCGGGCAACACGAAGAGGCGCATCCAGCCGAGCGCCGTGTACGTGTGCGGCGAGCATCGCTCTGTGGTCTGA